A genomic stretch from Petrimonas mucosa includes:
- a CDS encoding glycosyltransferase family protein, whose product MNAIYLSFSGDSEFSGISKKKMAQVKGLKECGCNVVNCYYSVNPRNGHRKWMVDDEVLIDLGTGAWAKVRKRIDYRPLLAYILENRVSFVYMRSDHNANPFLIHFVKQLKKKKVAVVMEIPTYPYDQEYITFESKCRLFIDRLFRGKLAKQLRAIVTFSNESTIFGQRTIRISNGIDFSSLKLKEKNPTKGELHLLGVAEIHYWHGFDRVVTGLRDYYRSNQHNCNVYFHIVGEFSGERERNEILPLVKENRLERYVILHGSLFGENLDMLFDRADMGIGSLGRHRSYITYIKTLKNREYAARGIPFIYAEVDSDFEDMPYIMKVPADESPVNIKEIIDFYHRQKGTPEEIRDSVKHLSWKNQMQVVLDSI is encoded by the coding sequence ATAAATGCGATTTATTTGTCCTTTAGTGGTGATTCCGAGTTTAGTGGAATCAGTAAGAAAAAAATGGCCCAGGTCAAGGGGCTGAAAGAATGCGGATGTAACGTCGTTAACTGCTACTATTCCGTGAACCCCCGTAACGGGCATCGGAAATGGATGGTAGATGATGAGGTGTTGATTGATTTGGGCACGGGAGCCTGGGCGAAGGTAAGGAAGAGGATCGACTACCGTCCCTTGCTAGCCTATATCTTGGAGAACCGGGTATCCTTCGTATACATGCGCTCCGATCATAATGCCAACCCGTTCCTGATTCACTTCGTGAAGCAGTTAAAGAAAAAGAAGGTAGCCGTGGTGATGGAGATACCTACCTATCCTTACGATCAAGAATATATCACGTTTGAAAGCAAGTGCCGCCTGTTTATTGACAGGCTGTTCCGGGGAAAATTAGCGAAACAGCTACGTGCTATCGTGACTTTTTCAAATGAGTCCACGATATTCGGGCAGCGTACTATCCGGATTTCTAATGGCATAGATTTTTCATCGTTAAAACTCAAAGAGAAGAATCCGACAAAAGGAGAACTGCATTTGCTAGGGGTCGCCGAGATACATTACTGGCATGGATTTGATAGAGTGGTGACAGGTTTACGGGATTATTACAGGAGCAACCAACATAACTGTAACGTGTACTTTCATATCGTGGGGGAATTTAGTGGAGAGCGGGAAAGAAATGAAATTCTTCCACTGGTTAAAGAAAATCGACTGGAAAGATACGTGATATTGCACGGTAGCTTATTTGGTGAAAACTTGGATATGTTATTTGATCGCGCGGATATGGGAATAGGTAGTTTAGGTCGACACCGCAGCTATATAACCTATATCAAAACGTTGAAAAACAGGGAATATGCTGCTCGAGGTATCCCCTTTATTTACGCTGAAGTAGATAGTGATTTTGAAGACATGCCTTATATAATGAAAGTTCCCGCGGACGAGTCGCCCGTGAATATTAAAGAAATCATTGATTTTTACCATCGCCAAAAGGGTACACCGGAAGAAATTCGCGATTCGGTAAAGCATCTATCGTGGAAAAATCAAATGCAAGTAGTATTGGACTCGATCTAA